The Primulina eburnea isolate SZY01 chromosome 12, ASM2296580v1, whole genome shotgun sequence genome includes the window AACAAGCTAAACCACACTTGTTTTCTCTGCTTTTTTGTCAGAATACTGTTGGACCAAATGAATCGCTATCTATTTCAACCCTATTCCAAAACTCAGTTCATCCAAGTACTTCGTTTTCCTCTAACTGAAACACAGCCTTATATTAATCAAGTTCTTACATAGTTATGGTGTGTAACACAAATTAGGCATTTCACTAGGCTTGGGGGCCATGCAAGTGTTAAACTACGACAATTTTAATCCCTCTGATTGTGGAAAAGATTGAAAGAACCTGAATATAGAGGACATCATCAGACGGATGAGCGATTACGAGGTAGTCTGTGATCCACTTCAGTGAATCTTGAGCTGGTTCCAATTGATTCACCGCTTTCATGTGGTCCCCATATTCAAGAATCGTCCAAGACAACACTGTTGCAGTGAAAGCCATGGGGAATCCAAACTTCATATGATCCCCAGCATCATACATCCCCTTCGAAAGGTCCAATTTCGCCTCACTTCCATCTTGCATACCCGAATCCCCTCTCCAAGGTATCTTATTATTCTCCAATTTCCCGGCTGTAATATATCATGAAGCGAGTCCcaatatcaataaaaaaatttaattaacaaaAAAGAAAAATCTTCACTTGATCCAAATGATGACAAAAGTAATCTAGTATTTGTTTGGTTATCAGGCCTAGAGAAAATTCCAAACCCAAAAACTAGATTTTTAAGTGGCTAACCCCACCAGCTGATGCGAGATTATTACAGTGTTTCCAGCAGACATAACAGTAATAGCCACGTAAAAGCGACTAGACCGGTGTTTAAACAATACATGGAACTTAACAGGTAAAACAACATTCAATAACTAAGCAATAGACTAGCAAACCAATTAAAGAACCAAATTTCATTGATAATATAATATAAGCTTTCTGAGCATGCATCCACCAAATTCTGGGTCGATCCTTGTCACCACATCAATACCAACACAAATGCAtccaatcatataaaaaaattcaaaagtgaAACGAAAAGACGGGAAGGGACATTTTTGGACGTCGAAAAACTGCATTGCAATTCCAAGAGCGTCAGCGTATTTCTTTGTGATAGCGCCAGGATGGCCGGGAACAGGGGAGGCATCAGGTTCCGATTCGTACATTTTCTGTGTCACGGTTACGAAAATCGCAAACCCAATTGCACCAAAAACCATGAGCACCAAAAACCAACCGCACCAGCCTCCAGAACGTCTTTTATCCTCCATCCTTTTTAAGaaatcaaagaaaaataaaagctTGATGAGCTTTCTGTTGCATGAATCGTTTCAGCTGACTGGATCCAAACATGCGAGGATTAGTAGGTTATTTCTTGGACCAAATTCTAGAATATATACACTAAATAAAAGTTACAAGGAAACACATGCAATGCGCAGCGGGGATGTAAAATACAGGAGGAATTTATTAAGAGGAATTTTTCAGAATTTTTGAGGGAAAAATGGAATCTTGACAAGGTTTGACAGGATAAGACGAGGAAAACCGAAATGTAAATATGAAAGGTCTGATGGCGTTGAGGTCTGGGTGAAAGATGTGATTTTTCTTTGAAAAGAAAAGGCCACCGACACATGTCCACGAAGTTCCTCTCCTCCAGGAATGGATGTGACAATATCATCCCAATCATAGAGGTAGAAAtggagaaatttttttattggattaaataaatgaatagtttatatatatatatatatatatgaacagTGATGTTAATTCTAATATGTTTTGTTGAATAATATTAATAGTATGAAAtggaaaaattattaatatataattcatGTTATTTTTTAGAATAATGACGTTAGAATaagtaatttttaatattttattatattttctataacgtttaatttgaaatttttttattatttatcattttcacCCGTAAATATCCACAACATagttgaaataattaattttgagaaaatgcgACActgaaatatattaaaataatgatGAAATTGAATATCAAATAATGATATAATGAAGACGgagatatatataatatatgatgaTAAAAAATGTATCATCATACCCAGATCTGACTCATTGTCATCCATATCTCTTCCCAATTTCATGCTTAAGGATCTATGAAATGACAAGAATGCCCTTATAACTCACTCTATATATAGCCATTTGTGAAGCTCCGTCTTTTTCCACACGTTTTAATATTTTCCATATGCATAACGAATATAAATTGGTCGGTGACATCAAACGAAGCAGAAGAATTTAAAATGTTTTGCGAGCGGAACTTGACCATAGAATCAAGGAGGCTGAGAGTTCCCACATTATTCTTTACTTTTCGCTTTTTTTGAGATGACAAAAGCAAGCCCGCAATGCCAAAAACCACAAGACAATTAAATGGGACAACTGGATTGGATCTTTATATTTGATGTGAAGGCCACATTTAACCACATAAACCGAACGAAATGAGGTCATATGGCTATTAAAAACTGAAGATTACAGTCGATTATTTGAAAAAGTACGTGTGATTCAGAATtcctaaaaaaaaagaaaaagttgTTTCCAACCAAATAACAAGgggaaaaaaaaacaataatccgcttaaaatttttatatccTCCCTTTGGCGCAGATCCTTTCCTTACTGTAAATTAAAAAGGTTGTCGGGAAACCTTTACCAGAACGGGGACAGGGAGGTTACACGTCTGAGATAGTAAAACAAAGATAACATCTGTGCAACAAAATATACCACCGTTGCCGCTAAAAAGTTAAGTTTGCTTCAAATTTTTGTTGACTCTGTAGAATTCGAGCATTTCTTCTTCCAATGGATGAGTTTCCCCTACTATGACAAGGCAATGTAAAGGAGGCCCAAAATCTTGAGTCAAAAGTTGTTTCATGGATCCTGCAACTATAACCTGATCTTCGCAGCCTACTCGTGCTAATCCAACACAAGAAGTGTCTTCATTATACACTGCAATTTGAGACCGAAACATTACCAGATTAAATTATTCAAAGAAGTGATTCGTCAAATTTCACAGGAAGTAAAAAAAGAATGTGGGAAGTGTTGGAGAACATACCGCATTCTTGGTGATTTTGCCCCACCTCCAAGAGCTGTTCAATTGCTGTATTTATGGTCATAAACCTCGGTGGCTCGTAAACTTTTTTACCTCTGAAATATAATCAGAGATAGAAGTATATGACAATCCAGCTGGATATTGATTGCATGCAAATTTGTTCTATGAAATAACATAGAAATGCATATAAAAAAAGGTATCTTCTTTTAGTAGGGAACGAATTTAATGCATCTCTAACCTGCATAATGATTCTAAGGATGGTTCCTTCACTCGAATATCTGCAAATATTCTCAAAATGATATTGAGTTATATACATTTAAGAACACAAGACCATAATCCTTTTTTTCTGGAAAATAGAGCATCCCATCAATTTTACAAGCTATAAATTTTATGCACAACAGCAATACAAGACTATTAAGTGTACCTAATAAGCAGAGAGTATGCAAACCAAGTGTTcgatttcttttaattttctcgTAAAAACTATCAGGCCTCCAGGTATCAGTGAAAAAGGGTATGGAAACTGTCTCCCCATACCGATAGAGCTGTAGACCACATACTCCAATAGCATTCATCACCGATGCATTGTGCACCACCTTAACGTCCACCTCCAACTTCTTGGCTCGAACCACAAGATCGGTATGAGTTGTCGCACTGCATGAAATTTCACAACAACAATCAATATATTTCAGCACTGCCAATGTAGGTTACGCGGATGCAACTTTTATCTAGAACCCATTAAATTTATAGTCTTAACAGGGATAAAGACATCCAGAAAAGGTTCGCAACAGCAACAAGAATTCAAAGCCaattagaaaaaaataaatcaatcaatCTAAAA containing:
- the LOC140808128 gene encoding probable diphthine methyl ester synthase, which produces MLYIIGLGLGDEKDITLRGLEAINKCSKVYMEAYTSLLSFGLSSDGLSNLENFYGRSITVADREMVEEKADVMLLEAQSSDVAFLVVGDPFGATTHTDLVVRAKKLEVDVKVVHNASVMNAIGVCGLQLYRYGETVSIPFFTDTWRPDSFYEKIKRNRTLGLHTLCLLDIRVKEPSLESLCRGKKVYEPPRFMTINTAIEQLLEVGQNHQECVYNEDTSCVGLARVGCEDQVIVAGSMKQLLTQDFGPPLHCLVIVGETHPLEEEMLEFYRVNKNLKQT